Within Fusobacterium periodonticum ATCC 33693, the genomic segment AAAGAGCATTGATATTAAATTTAAAAAAAGGTGATAAAGAAACTTATAAAGTTGAAGTATCTTTCAGTAAGGATATAGATGTTGATGATTATCAAGATGATATTAATACTACTTTGACTGATGCAGCACCATTATTAGAAAGAAAAGAATATGGAAAATATATTCTAACTGTTCTTGATGGAGCAAGCTCAGTTCTACAAGAAGTTAATATTGAAGCCTTAAATCAAATGACTATGACAAAAGAACAAGAAAATGGAAGTAGTACTCCTATTATGATAGCAGCTTTTGTTATAATAATCTTGTTCATTGTCTATAAGATGTATGCAACATACAAAGATAAGAGTAATCAGGAAGAAGAAGATTAATAAATTATATAGGTATTCGAGTTAATCGCTGCTTTATGCAGAGGAAAGTCCGAGCTCCACAGAGCAAAAGGGTAGCTAACGGCTACTAAAAGTAATTTTAAGGAAAGTGCCACAGAAAACAAACCGCCATTTTGGTAAGGGTGAAAAGGTAGTGTAAGAGACTACCAGTTTTTTAGGAAACTAAAAAAGCTTGGTAAACCCCCTTTGGAGCAAGACTAAATAAGAAAGTTATAGGAGTTGCTCGCTCTCTTTCATGGTAAGTCGCTAGAGATTATAAGTGATTATAATTCGAGAAAAATGATTAACAAATACAAAACTCGGCTTATTGAATGCCTAATAATATATTATATAAAAAAACCACTAGATAAAATCAGTGGTTTNNNNNNNNNNNNNNNNNNNNNNNNNNNNNNNNNNNNNNNNNNNNNNNNNNNNNNNNNNNNNNNNNNNNNNNNNNNNNNNNNNNNNNNNNNNNNNNNNNNNNNNNNNNNNNNNNNNNNNNNNNNNNNNNNNNNNNNNNNNNNNNNNNNNNNNNNNNNNNNNNNNNNNNNNNNNNNNNNNNNNNNNNNNNNNNNNNNNNNNNNNNNNNNNNNNNNNNNNNNNNNNNNNNNNNNNNNNAAAATCAGTGTGTTTTTTATATTTAATTAGTTTTGCTATTTCTAAATTCTGTTATATATTTTTTGTGTTTGGCAATAAGTTCAAGAATTTTTATTTTTGAAAATTTTGTCCTTCTTGATTTATAGATTAAAGAAATAAAATCTGAAAACTGAGAAAAAATATTAATTTGATTTTCTTTATTGTGTATGTTTAGTTTAAATTCTTTTAATTTTTCAGAAAATTCTTCATCATTCTCATTTATTTCTAATTTTGCAAGCATTTTAGATAACAAAGGATGAATTTGATCTTCCTCAAGTATATTTTTCTCAATTTCAAAAGCTAAATCTTTTTTTAAATCATCCAAAGTCATATAAACAGAATATATTGGTGCAACAGAACAATTGAGTTCTTTTGCAATATTCTTAGCTGTAATAGCATCAGAACCTTCTTTCTTAAAGAGTTTTATAGCAGCTTCTAGTATCATTTCCTTCGTATAAGCACATTTTCTAGCCATAATAGTAGTCCTCCATTCAGAAAAAATCTACTATTATTTTATACCATTTTTTAGAAATAATCAATATTTAATTGTTAAAATTTTTGTCTATAAAATCTTTGATTAACAAAAAGTCTGATTCATTAGGATGGGCATCAGCTTCTAAAATAATTTCCTTCATATTAGGAACAAATTTATGGATAATATTTAAAGGAAATTTAGTGAATTTTTCTTGTAAATCTTCAGAAACTCTTCCTCTTGCCAATACTCCATCAATAAAATTATTCTTTTTAGAACAAAGTTTTACAAGATTATTAAAACATTTTTTAGCATGTTCAGATGTTAAAGAAGCAGCTAAAGTTCCAATAAAAAATAAATTTTTATTAGCTAAAGTATTAATAAACTTTTTAGCTTCAGCATTGGCATTAGATTTATCTATCCAAGTTCCTACAATTATATTATCAAAGTCATCTAGGTTTACACTATCTTTTTCCTTAACAGGGATAATTACTTTTTCTCCATTTATATATTCAAATGCTTTTTCACATACCATTTTTGTATTACCAGTTTCTGATGAATAAATTATTAAAGTTTTCATTTTATACCTCTTTCTTTTTTAAATTCTAAATACTTTATTACATATAGAAAGTGTAGACTCTCTATGTGATACCAAAATAACAGTTTTATCCTTAGCCTCATCAGCTAATGATTTTAAAATTATAGCTTCATTTAATATATCTAAATTAGAAGTTGGCTCATCTAGTAGGAAAAATTCTCTATTAGCTAAAAAGGCTCTTGCAAGTCCAATTCTTTGTCTTTCTCCACCAGAGAAATTCTTTCCACCTTCTTCAACTATACTATCTAACTTATCTGGTAAAGACATAACATAGTCATAGAATGAAGCTTTCTTTAAAGCAGCATAGATTTCTTCATCAGTCGCATCTGCTTTTGCAACCAACAAATTGTCTCTAATATTTCCAATAAATAAACTAGTAGATTGTGTCATATAGTTAAATTTTTGATATAAATTTTTCAAAGGAATAGATTTTATATCTTTTTTATCTAAAATAATTTTACCTGAATCTACATCCCAAAATCTCATAATTAATTTTAAAAGAGTAGATTTTCCACAACCACTTAGTCCCATAATTCCAGTTAATTGTCCTTTTTTTATTTTTAAAGAGAACTCCTTTAAAATTTTATTATCAGTATTTTCATAAGAATAAGAAATATTATCTATAAGGATATCATCATTTTCTACAATGTTATTATTTGAAATAGAAATACTATCACTTACTGCTGGTTTTTCATCTATTAGATTTAAAACTCTTTCCCCAGATGCAAAAGTTTGAGCAAGTATATTTCCAAGAGCAGCTAAGTTTATGTAAGGTGCAAAACTTCCTACTTGTAAAATTCCTGCTAAGATACTAGCTTCTATACTTACCAAGCCTTTTGAAACTAAAGAAATACTTAAAAGTAATTGAGCTATAGAAAGTAATATTATTGCTGAGTCTACCATCATTTGAACTTCAGAAGCCTTATTTCTTAAGTCTTTTTGATTTTCTCCAAGAGATGAAGTGATTTCATCTATTTTCTTTAAAACTTTTTTACCTTGAGAATACTGAATGATTTCTCTTATTCCTTTTAATTTATCTAAAAACTCATCATTTAATTTTCCTAATTTACTTCTAACTTCTATACCTGATTTTGAAGATCTTTTATGAGCAATGTATGGAACTACAATTCCTACAACAAATTGAGCAAACAACATATATAGTGCATATACATAGTTTAATTGGAAAAAATACAAAAATAAGAAAATACTTGTAATAGATGCAATTAAAACAGGTGATATAGTATGAGCATAGAAAACTTCTAAAAGTTCTATATCTGATGTTATCATAGAAATTAAATTCCCTTGATTTTTATTTTCCATTTTAGCAGGAGCAAGTTTTCTCATAATTTGGAATAATTTAACTCTTATATTTGCTAAAATATGGAAGGCTATATAATGGTTTGCAAACTGCTCTAAGTAATGTAAAATAGCTCTAAAAAATCCACAGAATATCATTGCATAAAAATATGTTTGGGTTGAATATCCTCCAGCAAAAACATATTTAAGATTATCTTTTGTGGCAGGAATAATACTTAGGAATGCATAAGCTCCAAAAAGTGTTATACAAAAAGAAAATATAAATCCAATTACACCTGTTGACACAGCAATAGTCATAAATTTCCAAAGAGAGTCTAAAAGTTTTAATAAGTTAGATACTATATTAAAAGTTGATCTATTTTTCATTTGTTTCACCTCTCTTTGTTAAATAAGTTTCCAATTCTTCTTGATGTTTATACATATTATAATAAAGTTCTTTTTTACTATATAAATCATTATGTTTTCCACTTTCAACAACTCTTCCCTTATCCATAACATAGATACAGTCAGCATTTTTAATAGCTGGTAGTCTATGACTTATATAGATAACAGTTTTTTCTTTAGATAAAGAATTTATGATATTTAAAATAATTTCTTCTGATTCAATATCTATATTAGAAGTTGCTTCATCAAATATATAAATAGAAGCATCATACAGTAATGCTCTTGCAAGAGCCACTCTTTGAGCTTGTCCACCAGATAAGTTCTTTCCTTGACTTTCTAAAACAGTATCCAGTCCCTTAGCTTTCAAGAAAATATCCCATAGTTTAACAATTTTAAGAACTTCTATCATTGTTTCATCACTTAAATTTTCATTTGCCATAGTTAGATTGTCTCTAACTGTTCCAGAAAATATATGTGAATCATGAGTAATTTTTAGGATATTTTTAATTTTATCTTCCAGTTTAATATTTTGTATATCAATATCATCAATAAAAATTTCATTTTCATTTGATTTTAATTCACCTGCTAAAATAGAAACTAGAGTAGATTTTCCACAACCTGAATGTCCTACAATAGCTGTTAGATTTCCCTTTTTAAAAGTCATATTTATATCCTTTAAAGATTGAGTACCATCTGGATATGTAAAACTTAAGTCAGATACTTTAAATTCTCTCTCATTTTTAAATTCTTTATCTCCCATTAAACTTCTTTCAGGAGAATCAATAAATGAAATTATATTTTCTGCTGCTGATACACCTGTCATAGCAACATGGAAAAGCGAAGTCAAAGTTCTCATCGGTATAAAAAATTCAGGTGCTAACATAAAAATAAATAACATTGGGAATAAGCCTAAGCTTCCATCTATAAATAATTTTATAGAAGTGATTATTGCAAGTATAGTACCTGCATAGATAATCCAGTTTATAACAGCTATAGATAACAGTTGCATTTTAAGAACTCTCATAGTTTCAACTCTGAATTCTTCTGACATCTTAGCAATTTCTTGTTCTCTTTTTTCATCTGTCCCATATATTTTAAGAGTAGTTAAACCTTGTAAACTATCTAAGAATAAAGTTCCTACATTCATATATTTTGCAAAATATTTTTTTTGAATTTTTTTTACTTTATTTAGAATAATATATAGTGATAAAGGAATAGCCAAAGAAAAAACAAGTAAAATAAAAGCAATTTTTAAATTAAAATATGCTATTGAGAAAAACAAGATAAAACTAGAAACAACACAGTAGAAGAATTGAGTTAAAAAACCTCCAAAATAAACTTCAAGTTGTTCTACATTGTCAACTGATAAATGTATCAGTTCCTGTGTTTTAAAAAGTTGTGAGTAAGCTAAACCAAGTTTTAAAGTTTTTTCAAATATAAGCTTTCTTAGATTTCTTTTTACATCTACAACCAAAGATCCTAAGATATGAGCAACTTTAATTGTTGAGAATTGTCTTACAAAAACTATAATTAATATTGAAATAATTATATAGCTGTAAGAAAATGAAAAATCTCTATTGATTAAACTTACTAATAAAAAAGCAAAGATAAAATAAAAAAATATATTGGCAATAAGCTTTACACAGGATAAAAAAGTTGTTATTGATATATATTTCTTTATATTTCCAGAAAAATTATACAATCTTTTATCGATCATAATAAATAAGTCCTTTCATCATTTATTTAAAAAATTTTTACAAAAAAAATAATTAAGTTATATTAAAAATTCAATTACATTGAGATTACTGCGACGTCCTATAATGGTGAAAGAGCCTTTGTGGAGCTCTAGAACCATTATAGGCTGGCAAGTAATCGATAGATATAATAGAGAATTTTTTATCTAATTAATAATAAATTATTTTTTGTTAACTTAATTTAAAAAGGATTATTTTATTTGTCAATAAAAATTTTTTTAAATAGCATTTTCTAATCATAAAAATAATATAAATTCATTTTTCTATGATATAATATTTAAGTATAAAATTAATATTCAAAAGGGATAATATGAAAGATAATATCGCATTAATCGGTTTTATGGGAAGTGGGAAGACAACTATTGGTAAACTTCTCGCAAAAACTATGGAAATGAAATTTGTAGATATAGACAAAATAATAGAAGCCACTGAGAAAAAATCAATAAATGACATTTTTAAAGAAAAGGGGCAAATATATTTTAGAGATTTAGAAAGAGAAATAATTTTGCAAGAATCTTCAAGAAATAATTGTGTGATTGCAACAGGGGGAGGTTCTATTTTAGATAATGAGAATGTAAAAAGTTTGCAAGAAACTTCTTTTATTGTTTTTCTTGATGCAAGTATAGAATGCTTATATTTACGTCTAAAAGATAATACTACTCGTCCCATTTTAAATGGAGTTGAAGATAAAAAACAGCTTATAGAGGAGTTATTAGAAAAAAGAAAATTTCTTTACCAAATATCTGCAAATTTTACAATATACATAGATGAAAACACCAGTATCTATGAAACTGTAGATAAGATAAAAGAAAGTTATATAAATTCTTAAAAGAGGTGATTTTATGGTAAACGGAAATACTTCAGGTTTGAAGGAATATATTTTAAATAATTTGGATGAACTATACAATTCAAGAATAGAAAAAGGAAAAATAATAAATCAAGAGATTATAGATTATATTGCTGAAGTTAGTAATAAAATTAACAGAGAAATAAATGTAGCTATAGATAGAAGCGGTAAGGTAATAGATATTTCAATAGGGGATAGTAGTACAGTAAATCTTCCTGTTGTTCCTGTTTATGATAGAAGACTATCAGGAGTGAGAATAGTTCACACTCATCCAGGTGGAAATCCACATCTTTCTTCTGTTGATATTTCTGCACTTATTAAATTAAAACTAGATTGTATAGTTTCCATTGGAGTAAGTGATGAAGGTGTAACAGGTTATGAAGTTGCTGTATGTTCTGTAGTTAATGATGAGTTGACTTATGATAGAACTTTAGTTAAAAATTTAGATGACTTTGATTATTTAGATGCTATAAAGGAAGTTGAAGAAGCACTTAGAAAAAGAAACATAACAGAAGATGATAAAGAATATGCACTTTTAATAGGTATAGATGATGAGATTTATTTGGATGAGTTAGAAGAGTTAGCATCTGCTTGTGATGTAGAAGTTGTAGGCAAATTCTTTCAAAAGAGAAGTAAGCCTGATCCATTATTTTTAATTGGTTCTGGGAAAATTCAAGAGTTAGCTTTATTTAGACAAATTAGAAAGGCAAATCTTTTAATTTTTGATGAAGAGTTAAGTGGTTTACAATTAAAAATGATAGAAGAAGTAACTGGTTGTAAGGTTATAGATAGAACAACTTTAATCTTAGAAATCTTTGCTAGAAGAGCTAGAACAAGAGAAGCTAAATTACAAGTTGAGTTAGCACAGTTGAAATATAGAAGCAATAGACTTATAGGTTTTGGAATAACTATGTCAAGACTTGGAGGAGGAGTTGGAACAAAAGGTCCTGGAGAAAAGAAACTTGAGATAGATAGAAGAGTAATTAAGAAAAATATAGCTTATTTGAACAATGAACTTGAAAATATAAAAAAGGTTAGAAATACTCAAAGAGAAAAAAGAGAAGAATCAGGAATGCCTAGAGTATCTCTAGTTGGTTATACCAATGTTGGGAAATCTACTTTAAGAAATGTCTTAGTTGATATGTTTCCAAATGACAAAACCCTAAAGAAAGAAGAAGTTTTATCTAAAGATATGCTTTTTGCAACTCTTGATACAACAACAAGAACTATAGAGTTAAAAGATAAAAGAATAGTATCTCTTACAGATACAGTTGGATTTATCCAAAAACTTCCACATGACTTAGTGGAATCTTTTAAGTCAACATTGGAAGAGGTTATTTTTTCTGATTTAATTATCCATGTTGCTGATGCTTCAGCTAAAGATGTAATTGAACAAATAGATGCAGTTGAAAATGTTTTAACAGAATTAAATTGTATGGATAAAACAAAAATTCTTCTTTTAAATAAAATAGATAATGCAACTAAAGAAAATTCATATATGATGATTGAACAAAAAATTGATGAAATAAAGGTGAAATATCCTAATTATCAAATATTGATTATTAGTGCTAAAAATAGATTTAATATTGATGAATTAATGACTTTAATAAAAGATAATTTAGCAGTTAAAACTTATGATTGTAAAGTTTTAGTACCTTATTCAAAAATGGATGTATCAGCTAAATTACATAGAAATGTAATAGTTAAATCTGAGGAATTTGTTGATGAAGGTGTGTTTATGGAAGTTATCTTAAATGAAAAGCAATATAATCAATTCAAAGAATATATAATAGAGTAATATGAAGTAAGTAGAAGTGAAAGGTGGTTTTCTTGAGTAAAAAAATAAAGGTTACTTTACCTCAAAATATATATGAAATAATAAAAAATGATATTAGTGATTTTAATATGACAAGTAATTATTTTATGAACTATATTTTTCTTAATTTGAATGAAAAATATAAGAATTTTAAGGGTAATCCTGCTATTGCAGAACAGAGTAAGGAAAAATCTAGTATACAATTTAACTTAAATAAAGAGAGTAGCCTAATTTACTATGATGTTTTAAGGGATAATAATGCCCAAAATGAATCTGAGTTTATGAGAAGTTTGCTTATTAGATATGCCACTAATCCTAAAAATAAAAGGGAATTATTTATTTTTAAGGAGTCAGTGGAAAGAATAAATCTAGCAATAAAAGACAAAAAGAATGTATACATTACCTTTAATGATGATAGAAAAGTTAAGGTAAGTCCTTATTATATAGGAAGTTCTGATTTAGAAATAGCTAACTACATTTTTTGTTATGATTTTAGTGAAGAGAAATATAAAAACTATAAGTTAAATTATCTAAAACAAGTTTATACAACTTCTGAAGGAGCTAAGTGGGAAGATAGTGATTACATTGAAGATATGATTAAGAATTTTGATCCTTTCTTATCAAAGGGTCAAATTATAAAAGTAAAGCTTAGTGAAAATGGTAAGAAATTACTTAAAACAATTAAAATTAATAGACCTAAATTAATCAGTGAAAATGGAGATTTATTTGAATTTGAAGCTTCTGATGAGCAAATCAAAAGATATTTTAGTTATTTTTTTGATGAAGCAACAATCATTGAGCCAATTGAATTAAAAGAATGGTTTATTGAAAAATATGAAAATGCTTTAAAAAATTTGAAAAATAAATAGAAAGAAAGGATGAATATGAAAAAAAAATTAGTATTTTTTCTGTTGATGGCAAGTATTAGTTCTTTTTCACAAGAGAGCTTAACTATAGATGAAGCTTTAAATAGAGTGGGAAATAACAGAGAAAGCTATGAATTTAAAAGTTTTGAAAATAAAAAAGAAGCCACAGACATTAGAATTAAAGATAATAAATTAGGTGATTTTAATGGAGTAACTATATCAAGTAGTTACAACATAACTGAAAATAACTTTGAGGATAGAGAAAGAAAATATGATAAAACTTTTCAAAATAAAGCTAGTTATGGACCTTTTTTCGTGAACTATAATTTTGTTGAAAGAGATAAATCTTATGTCAGCTATGGAGTTGAAAAGAATTTAAAAGATGTTTTCTATTCAAAGTATAAGAGTAATATAAAGGTTTATGACTATCAAAAAGAATTAGATAAAGTTTCTTATGATAAGACTATAGAAAATAAAAAAATTAATTTAGTCAATTTATATAATGATATATTGAATACCAAAAATGAATTAGAATATAGAAGAAAAGCCTATGAACATTATAAAGTTGACCTAGATAAATTTAAAAAGTCTTATGAGTTGGGAGCAAGTCCAAAAATAAATTTAGAAAGTGCTGAACTTGAAGCAGAAGACTCAAAGTTACAAATAGATATTCTTGAAACTAAATTGAAAAGTCTTTATGAAATTGGAAAAACTGATTATAATATAGATTTTGAAAACTATAAATTAGTTGATTTCATTGATAATAATGAAGGAATAGATAGATTATTAGCAAATTATATGGAAAAAGATGTAGCTGAACTTAAATTAAATTTATCTGTTGCAGAAGAAAGAAAAAAATATAGTAACTATGATAGATATATGCCAGATTTGTATCTAGCTTATGAAAGAGTTGATAGAAATCTAAGAGGAGACAGGTATTATAGAGATCAAGATATATTCAGTATTAGACTTTCAAAAAAATTATTCTCTACTGATTCTGACTATAAATTAAGTGAATTAGAAGTAGAAAATTTAAAAAATGATTTGAATGAAAAAATAAGAATCATCA encodes:
- a CDS encoding WYL domain-containing protein translates to MSKKIKVTLPQNIYEIIKNDISDFNMTSNYFMNYIFLNLNEKYKNFKGNPAIAEQSKEKSSIQFNLNKESSLIYYDVLRDNNAQNESEFMRSLLIRYATNPKNKRELFIFKESVERINLAIKDKKNVYITFNDDRKVKVSPYYIGSSDLEIANYIFCYDFSEEKYKNYKLNYLKQVYTTSEGAKWEDSDYIEDMIKNFDPFLSKGQIIKVKLSENGKKLLKTIKINRPKLISENGDLFEFEASDEQIKRYFSYFFDEATIIEPIELKEWFIEKYENALKNLKNK
- a CDS encoding amino acid ABC transporter ATP-binding/permease protein — protein: MKNRSTFNIVSNLLKLLDSLWKFMTIAVSTGVIGFIFSFCITLFGAYAFLSIIPATKDNLKYVFAGGYSTQTYFYAMIFCGFFRAILHYLEQFANHYIAFHILANIRVKLFQIMRKLAPAKMENKNQGNLISMITSDIELLEVFYAHTISPVLIASITSIFLFLYFFQLNYVYALYMLFAQFVVGIVVPYIAHKRSSKSGIEVRSKLGKLNDEFLDKLKGIREIIQYSQGKKVLKKIDEITSSLGENQKDLRNKASEVQMMVDSAIILLSIAQLLLSISLVSKGLVSIEASILAGILQVGSFAPYINLAALGNILAQTFASGERVLNLIDEKPAVSDSISISNNNIVENDDILIDNISYSYENTDNKILKEFSLKIKKGQLTGIMGLSGCGKSTLLKLIMRFWDVDSGKIILDKKDIKSIPLKNLYQKFNYMTQSTSLFIGNIRDNLLVAKADATDEEIYAALKKASFYDYVMSLPDKLDSIVEEGGKNFSGGERQRIGLARAFLANREFFLLDEPTSNLDILNEAIILKSLADEAKDKTVILVSHRESTLSICNKVFRI
- a CDS encoding ABC transporter ATP-binding protein/permease, translated to MIDKRLYNFSGNIKKYISITTFLSCVKLIANIFFYFIFAFLLVSLINRDFSFSYSYIIISILIIVFVRQFSTIKVAHILGSLVVDVKRNLRKLIFEKTLKLGLAYSQLFKTQELIHLSVDNVEQLEVYFGGFLTQFFYCVVSSFILFFSIAYFNLKIAFILLVFSLAIPLSLYIILNKVKKIQKKYFAKYMNVGTLFLDSLQGLTTLKIYGTDEKREQEIAKMSEEFRVETMRVLKMQLLSIAVINWIIYAGTILAIITSIKLFIDGSLGLFPMLFIFMLAPEFFIPMRTLTSLFHVAMTGVSAAENIISFIDSPERSLMGDKEFKNEREFKVSDLSFTYPDGTQSLKDINMTFKKGNLTAIVGHSGCGKSTLVSILAGELKSNENEIFIDDIDIQNIKLEDKIKNILKITHDSHIFSGTVRDNLTMANENLSDETMIEVLKIVKLWDIFLKAKGLDTVLESQGKNLSGGQAQRVALARALLYDASIYIFDEATSNIDIESEEIILNIINSLSKEKTVIYISHRLPAIKNADCIYVMDKGRVVESGKHNDLYSKKELYYNMYKHQEELETYLTKRGETNEK
- the hflX gene encoding GTPase HflX; the encoded protein is MVNGNTSGLKEYILNNLDELYNSRIEKGKIINQEIIDYIAEVSNKINREINVAIDRSGKVIDISIGDSSTVNLPVVPVYDRRLSGVRIVHTHPGGNPHLSSVDISALIKLKLDCIVSIGVSDEGVTGYEVAVCSVVNDELTYDRTLVKNLDDFDYLDAIKEVEEALRKRNITEDDKEYALLIGIDDEIYLDELEELASACDVEVVGKFFQKRSKPDPLFLIGSGKIQELALFRQIRKANLLIFDEELSGLQLKMIEEVTGCKVIDRTTLILEIFARRARTREAKLQVELAQLKYRSNRLIGFGITMSRLGGGVGTKGPGEKKLEIDRRVIKKNIAYLNNELENIKKVRNTQREKREESGMPRVSLVGYTNVGKSTLRNVLVDMFPNDKTLKKEEVLSKDMLFATLDTTTRTIELKDKRIVSLTDTVGFIQKLPHDLVESFKSTLEEVIFSDLIIHVADASAKDVIEQIDAVENVLTELNCMDKTKILLLNKIDNATKENSYMMIEQKIDEIKVKYPNYQILIISAKNRFNIDELMTLIKDNLAVKTYDCKVLVPYSKMDVSAKLHRNVIVKSEEFVDEGVFMEVILNEKQYNQFKEYIIE
- a CDS encoding TolC family protein codes for the protein MKKKLVFFLLMASISSFSQESLTIDEALNRVGNNRESYEFKSFENKKEATDIRIKDNKLGDFNGVTISSSYNITENNFEDRERKYDKTFQNKASYGPFFVNYNFVERDKSYVSYGVEKNLKDVFYSKYKSNIKVYDYQKELDKVSYDKTIENKKINLVNLYNDILNTKNELEYRRKAYEHYKVDLDKFKKSYELGASPKINLESAELEAEDSKLQIDILETKLKSLYEIGKTDYNIDFENYKLVDFIDNNEGIDRLLANYMEKDVAELKLNLSVAEERKKYSNYDRYMPDLYLAYERVDRNLRGDRYYRDQDIFSIRLSKKLFSTDSDYKLSELEVENLKNDLNEKIRIINAEKIKLKAEYYELSKLFSIASKKSQLAYKKYLIKEKEYELSRASYLDVIDEYNKYLSLEIENKRAKNTLNSFIYKLKIKG
- a CDS encoding flavodoxin family protein translates to MKTLIIYSSETGNTKMVCEKAFEYINGEKVIIPVKEKDSVNLDDFDNIIVGTWIDKSNANAEAKKFINTLANKNLFFIGTLAASLTSEHAKKCFNNLVKLCSKKNNFIDGVLARGRVSEDLQEKFTKFPLNIIHKFVPNMKEIILEADAHPNESDFLLIKDFIDKNFNN
- a CDS encoding TetR/AcrR family transcriptional regulator yields the protein MARKCAYTKEMILEAAIKLFKKEGSDAITAKNIAKELNCSVAPIYSVYMTLDDLKKDLAFEIEKNILEEDQIHPLLSKMLAKLEINENDEEFSEKLKEFKLNIHNKENQINIFSQFSDFISLIYKSRRTKFSKIKILELIAKHKKYITEFRNSKTN
- a CDS encoding shikimate kinase, yielding MKDNIALIGFMGSGKTTIGKLLAKTMEMKFVDIDKIIEATEKKSINDIFKEKGQIYFRDLEREIILQESSRNNCVIATGGGSILDNENVKSLQETSFIVFLDASIECLYLRLKDNTTRPILNGVEDKKQLIEELLEKRKFLYQISANFTIYIDENTSIYETVDKIKESYINS